One region of Polaromonas hydrogenivorans genomic DNA includes:
- a CDS encoding SphA family protein, whose translation MNTCNVLKLKALTAAILLATLGSAAQATEGGGGVYPNGNENYLAGALPPPGTYFLTYASRYEASTLRDNNGNRIPLDFNVQANALALRVVRVTDQQLLGGQLLFHAVAPLVNLKVKAGAANGSTSGLADMVFGTGLGYHASDKLHYVWAVDVTAPTGSYDSNKLANLGRNYWNIEPVFAVTYVQPTGINADVKVMYDFNGVNHATDYRSGQELHADYSVGWALGNGWTVGVGGFVYQQITDDKKNGVTVANNKGRAYAIGPSVKYDTGKGWFVMAKLEQEHGVLNRAEGSTFRIKALLPF comes from the coding sequence ATGAATACTTGCAACGTGCTGAAATTGAAAGCACTGACAGCGGCAATTCTGTTGGCAACCCTGGGCAGTGCCGCACAGGCGACAGAGGGCGGCGGCGGCGTCTACCCCAACGGCAATGAAAACTACCTGGCCGGCGCATTGCCCCCTCCTGGCACGTACTTTTTGACGTACGCATCGCGCTATGAAGCGTCAACGCTGCGCGACAACAACGGCAACAGGATTCCCCTGGACTTCAATGTTCAGGCGAACGCCCTGGCGCTGCGCGTAGTCCGGGTAACAGATCAACAGCTGCTCGGTGGTCAGTTGCTGTTCCATGCGGTCGCTCCCCTGGTCAACCTCAAGGTCAAGGCCGGAGCCGCCAACGGCAGTACCTCGGGCCTTGCCGACATGGTGTTCGGCACCGGACTAGGCTACCACGCATCGGACAAGCTCCACTATGTGTGGGCGGTGGACGTCACGGCGCCAACGGGCAGCTATGACAGCAACAAGCTGGCCAACCTCGGCCGGAACTACTGGAACATCGAGCCCGTCTTTGCAGTGACCTATGTCCAGCCAACGGGCATCAATGCGGATGTGAAGGTCATGTATGACTTCAACGGTGTCAATCACGCGACCGACTACCGTTCTGGCCAGGAACTCCACGCCGACTATTCCGTCGGATGGGCGCTGGGCAACGGATGGACGGTGGGTGTGGGCGGCTTCGTCTACCAGCAAATCACGGATGACAAGAAAAACGGCGTCACCGTTGCCAATAACAAGGGCCGGGCTTATGCCATCGGCCCCTCCGTCAAATATGACACCGGAAAGGGTTGGTTTGTAATGGCAAAGCTTGAACAGGAGCATGGCGTCTTGAACCGGGCCGAAGGGTCAACCTTCAGAATCAAGGCGCTTCTGCCCTTCTGA
- the ypfH gene encoding esterase: MSPTSLIVQQPQGPASQLVLLMHGVGSVPQSLLGAARWFANRDSAAMVVSIASPEPSDVSSHGLQWFSVRGVTEDNRQARVDGAMPAFVATVQHWQRVSGTDAQRTLIAGFSQGAIMALESTKLAAPAALRIVAIAGRFATLPNRQSGAAIHFLHGDADPVMPAALAQTAQARLLQLGTEVTLDLAHGVGHEPHPALLERLSARLAPA, translated from the coding sequence ATGTCTCCCACCTCCCTCATCGTCCAGCAACCCCAGGGCCCGGCCTCGCAGCTCGTACTGCTCATGCACGGCGTCGGCTCGGTGCCGCAGTCGCTGCTGGGCGCCGCGCGCTGGTTCGCCAACCGCGACAGCGCGGCCATGGTGGTCAGCATTGCCTCGCCCGAGCCTTCCGACGTTTCCAGCCATGGACTGCAGTGGTTCTCGGTGCGCGGAGTGACCGAGGACAACCGCCAGGCGCGCGTGGACGGGGCCATGCCCGCCTTCGTGGCGACCGTGCAGCACTGGCAGCGCGTCTCGGGCACCGACGCGCAACGCACGCTGATCGCTGGCTTCTCGCAGGGCGCGATCATGGCGCTCGAATCCACCAAGCTCGCCGCGCCTGCGGCCCTACGGATCGTCGCCATCGCAGGCCGGTTCGCCACGCTGCCGAACCGGCAATCCGGCGCGGCGATTCATTTCCTGCACGGCGATGCCGACCCGGTGATGCCCGCTGCGCTGGCGCAGACCGCGCAGGCGCGACTGCTGCAGTTGGGCACCGAGGTCACGCTGGATCTGGCGCACGGCGTAGGCCACGAGCCGCACCCTGCGCTCCTGGAGCGCCTGTCCGCCCGGCTTGCGCCCGCCTGA
- a CDS encoding aldehyde dehydrogenase, with product MESQLIIDNQSVAAKSGETFNRIHPDSGEVITSAAAGGVEDAVAAADSAHTAFQSWRNTAPSERRRLLLKTADILESKTPQFIEVMAAEVGAAALWAGFNVHLAANLFREAASMVTQIQGETIPTDKPGALSMTVRQPVGVILSIVPWNGPVVLAARAIAYPIACGNTVVFRASEASPKTHLLVADALVEAGFPPGVLNVVTNAPKDAPEVIDALIAHKAVRRINFTGSTRVGRIIAQKAATHLKRCLLELGGKSPQVVLDDADIDEAVKAAVFGSFLYQGQICMSTERLVVDEAVADEFVAKFAARAQELVMGDPRVNPACVIGPMVASDSGPRLNALIDDALAKGATLACGGKAVGAVMPATIVDHVKADMKIYDEETFGPVTTVVRVKGVEQALQVANDSAYGLSSAVFGRDVTRALGVAMRMEYGSVHINGSTVQNEAQAPYGGTKNSGYGKFDGRAVIDEFTELKWITVEPSVQTYPV from the coding sequence ATGGAATCCCAACTCATCATTGACAACCAATCCGTCGCCGCCAAGTCCGGTGAAACCTTCAACCGCATCCATCCCGATAGCGGAGAAGTGATCACCAGCGCCGCGGCCGGCGGCGTGGAGGACGCGGTTGCGGCCGCCGATTCGGCCCACACTGCCTTCCAGAGCTGGCGCAACACCGCACCGAGCGAGCGCCGCCGCCTGCTGCTCAAGACCGCCGACATTCTGGAATCCAAGACGCCGCAGTTCATCGAAGTAATGGCGGCCGAAGTGGGCGCCGCCGCGCTGTGGGCCGGTTTTAACGTGCATCTGGCCGCCAACCTGTTCCGCGAAGCCGCGTCCATGGTCACCCAGATCCAGGGTGAAACCATTCCGACCGACAAGCCCGGCGCACTCTCCATGACCGTGCGTCAGCCCGTCGGCGTGATCCTGAGCATCGTGCCGTGGAACGGCCCGGTGGTGCTTGCCGCCCGTGCCATTGCCTACCCGATTGCCTGCGGCAACACCGTGGTGTTCCGCGCGTCCGAGGCCAGTCCCAAGACCCATCTGCTGGTGGCCGATGCGTTGGTGGAAGCCGGTTTCCCGCCCGGCGTGCTCAATGTGGTGACCAATGCGCCCAAGGACGCGCCGGAAGTGATCGATGCGCTGATTGCGCACAAGGCGGTGCGCCGCATCAACTTCACCGGCTCCACCCGCGTTGGCCGCATCATTGCGCAAAAGGCGGCCACCCATCTCAAGCGCTGCCTGCTGGAGCTGGGCGGCAAGTCGCCGCAGGTGGTGCTCGACGATGCCGACATCGACGAAGCCGTGAAGGCCGCGGTGTTCGGCTCCTTCCTGTACCAGGGCCAGATTTGCATGTCCACCGAACGCCTGGTGGTGGACGAGGCCGTTGCCGACGAATTTGTCGCCAAGTTTGCCGCCCGCGCCCAGGAACTGGTGATGGGTGACCCGCGCGTCAATCCAGCCTGCGTGATCGGGCCCATGGTGGCCAGTGACTCGGGCCCGCGCCTGAACGCCCTGATTGATGATGCCCTGGCCAAGGGTGCGACCCTGGCCTGCGGCGGCAAAGCAGTGGGAGCGGTCATGCCGGCCACCATCGTGGACCATGTCAAGGCGGACATGAAGATCTACGACGAGGAAACCTTTGGCCCGGTCACCACCGTGGTGCGCGTCAAGGGGGTGGAGCAAGCGCTGCAGGTGGCAAACGACAGCGCCTATGGACTGTCCTCGGCCGTCTTTGGCCGCGATGTCACCCGCGCACTCGGCGTTGCCATGCGCATGGAATACGGCTCGGTTCACATCAACGGCTCGACCGTGCAGAACGAGGCCCAGGCGCCCTACGGCGGCACCAAGAACAGCGGCTATGGCAAGTTCGACGGCCGGGCGGTGATCGACGAATTCACGGAATTGAAGTGGATCACGGTGGAGCCATCCGTTCAGACCTATCCGGTCTAG
- a CDS encoding helix-turn-helix domain-containing protein — protein sequence MLSQQIIDQLQPYDFDRLARKESDGRRRLRLIALAHLKEGKSCSEVGAALRVSRHAVMRWVQWFIAGGVARLAGMPHDWSTQRLAKGQEEACRQAVEQLQCERGGGRVRGKDIRQLLDRQFGVAYSLNGVYDLMKRLGMVWISARAVSPSADPVAQAEFKKKLRPGSRSNAAPEHCA from the coding sequence ATGTTATCTCAGCAAATCATTGATCAGCTGCAGCCCTATGATTTCGACCGGCTGGCCCGCAAGGAATCGGATGGGCGCCGGCGACTGCGCCTGATAGCACTGGCGCATCTCAAAGAGGGCAAAAGCTGCAGCGAAGTGGGCGCTGCACTGCGCGTGAGCCGCCACGCGGTCATGCGCTGGGTGCAGTGGTTCATCGCTGGCGGCGTGGCCCGTCTGGCCGGCATGCCGCACGACTGGAGTACGCAGCGCCTTGCCAAAGGACAGGAAGAAGCGTGTCGCCAGGCCGTCGAACAACTCCAGTGCGAACGCGGCGGTGGGCGGGTTCGGGGTAAAGATATTCGCCAGTTGTTGGACCGGCAGTTCGGCGTTGCCTACAGCTTGAACGGTGTGTATGACCTCATGAAGCGCTTGGGCATGGTATGGATTTCGGCCCGCGCCGTCAGTCCCAGTGCCGATCCGGTGGCACAAGCCGAATTCAAAAAAAAACTTCGTCCAGGAAGTCGCAGCAACGCTGCCCCCGAGCATTGCGCCTGA
- the tnpA gene encoding IS66 family insertion sequence element accessory protein TnpA produces the protein MQAMVNEGVKRRHRLNEQAWLEAFKRFEGAGLTVEAFCRREGLCRSSFARWRSRLLGGAGVVRQLKQDAQSQAPMAFVDLGTMGSGAPAPCPALELRLDLGAGLTLTLVRR, from the coding sequence ATGCAAGCCATGGTCAACGAGGGCGTAAAGCGCCGTCACCGTTTGAACGAGCAAGCCTGGCTCGAAGCGTTCAAACGCTTTGAAGGCGCCGGATTGACGGTAGAGGCGTTCTGCCGCCGTGAGGGTCTGTGCCGCAGTAGCTTTGCGCGCTGGCGTTCGCGCTTGCTTGGTGGGGCTGGCGTGGTTCGCCAGCTCAAGCAGGACGCCCAAAGCCAGGCACCGATGGCTTTCGTCGATTTGGGTACGATGGGCTCGGGTGCGCCCGCGCCTTGCCCGGCGCTGGAGTTGCGCCTGGACCTCGGCGCGGGTCTGACCCTCACCCTGGTTCGGCGCTGA
- a CDS encoding isochorismatase family protein, with protein sequence MHKQLTRIAAALALAGAATLAVAQERPADIVSPITDKALSTRASPAEARKAGRAAYEKPTPDNSIMLFIDHQIGLMASTRDFAQASGYKANVVSLAQMAKALNIPVLLSSSNAQWQNGDLLPELKETFKDQPIHRRTGIINAYEDPTFRKALENLVAKTGRKHIIISGVTLGTCVTLPTLSMINDGYVVHPVVDASGAWSKYEADAAMQRMSAAGAQLNTVYALGAELQADWKLPSANDMLPPFINGLPEYGWIVQQFWNNADPAKRPVKDPFGLVK encoded by the coding sequence ATGCACAAGCAACTGACCCGGATCGCCGCCGCCCTCGCGCTGGCGGGCGCCGCCACCCTGGCTGTCGCGCAAGAGCGCCCGGCCGACATCGTGAGCCCGATCACCGACAAGGCGCTGTCCACCAGGGCGAGCCCGGCGGAGGCCCGCAAGGCCGGCCGCGCGGCCTACGAGAAGCCCACGCCGGACAACAGCATCATGCTGTTTATCGACCATCAGATCGGCCTGATGGCCAGCACCCGCGACTTCGCGCAGGCATCGGGCTACAAGGCCAACGTGGTGTCGCTGGCACAGATGGCCAAGGCGCTGAACATCCCGGTGCTCCTGTCCTCATCGAACGCCCAGTGGCAGAACGGCGACTTGCTGCCAGAGCTCAAGGAGACCTTCAAGGACCAGCCCATCCACCGCCGCACCGGCATCATCAACGCCTACGAAGATCCCACCTTCCGCAAGGCGCTGGAGAACCTAGTGGCCAAAACGGGTCGCAAGCACATCATCATCTCCGGTGTGACGCTGGGTACGTGCGTGACGCTCCCGACGCTGTCGATGATCAATGATGGCTACGTGGTGCATCCGGTGGTGGACGCATCGGGCGCCTGGAGCAAGTACGAGGCCGACGCCGCGATGCAGCGCATGAGCGCCGCGGGCGCGCAACTCAACACCGTCTATGCGCTGGGGGCGGAACTGCAGGCCGACTGGAAACTGCCGTCGGCCAACGACATGCTGCCTCCATTCATCAACGGCCTGCCCGAGTACGGCTGGATCGTGCAGCAGTTCTGGAACAACGCCGACCCGGCCAAGCGCCCGGTGAAGGATCCGTTCGGTCTCGTCAAGTAA
- a CDS encoding NADPH-dependent F420 reductase → MKVTLIGAGNMGAGFVKQLTAAGHQVRVTARDLTKAQALASAHAGATAVPAAQALGDSQVVIVATGYADAVPALKALGSLEGRIVIDITNPLTADYMGLTLGFDTSAAEEIAKALPGAQVVKAFNTVLAQVLAEGPAFPNGQTVPVFYAGDDERAKQTVRALAESIGFQPFDAGGLKNARYLEPVAGLNIYFAYGAGQGTQIAPTWIRRD, encoded by the coding sequence ATGAAAGTTACCCTCATCGGCGCCGGCAACATGGGCGCAGGATTCGTCAAACAACTCACCGCCGCAGGCCACCAGGTTCGCGTGACTGCGCGCGATTTGACCAAGGCGCAGGCCCTGGCCAGCGCCCATGCAGGCGCCACGGCCGTGCCTGCAGCGCAGGCGCTGGGCGACTCGCAGGTCGTCATCGTCGCCACCGGCTACGCCGATGCTGTCCCTGCGCTGAAGGCGCTCGGCTCGCTCGAAGGCCGCATCGTGATCGACATCACCAATCCGCTGACGGCCGACTACATGGGCCTGACACTGGGCTTCGACACATCGGCCGCCGAAGAGATCGCCAAGGCATTGCCCGGCGCGCAGGTGGTGAAGGCTTTCAACACCGTGCTGGCCCAGGTGCTGGCCGAAGGCCCGGCCTTCCCGAACGGCCAGACCGTGCCGGTCTTTTACGCCGGCGACGACGAGCGCGCCAAGCAGACCGTGCGCGCATTGGCTGAAAGCATCGGTTTCCAACCGTTTGACGCGGGCGGGCTGAAGAACGCGCGCTACCTGGAGCCGGTGGCGGGCCTGAACATCTATTTCGCCTACGGCGCCGGGCAAGGCACGCAGATCGCGCCCACCTGGATCCGTCGCGACTGA
- the tnpB gene encoding IS66 family insertion sequence element accessory protein TnpB (TnpB, as the term is used for proteins encoded by IS66 family insertion elements, is considered an accessory protein, since TnpC, encoded by a neighboring gene, is a DDE family transposase.), protein MFFPEGQIRVFLYGQPVSMRLSFDGLYALARHGLHQDPLSGHLFVFVNRRATQMKVLYFDRSGWCVWAKRLEGGTFLRDWSAVVHREMDWTALKLMLEGIEPKRQYKRYRSPRNWGQSCAVPQAPSVT, encoded by the coding sequence ATGTTCTTTCCCGAAGGCCAGATTCGCGTCTTCCTTTATGGTCAACCGGTGAGCATGAGGCTGTCCTTCGATGGCCTGTACGCACTGGCGCGGCACGGGCTGCATCAGGACCCGCTGAGCGGGCATCTGTTTGTCTTCGTCAACCGCCGCGCCACGCAGATGAAGGTGCTGTACTTTGACCGCAGCGGCTGGTGCGTGTGGGCCAAACGCCTGGAGGGCGGGACATTCTTGCGCGACTGGAGTGCGGTGGTTCACCGCGAGATGGACTGGACGGCGTTGAAACTCATGCTCGAGGGCATCGAGCCCAAACGGCAGTACAAGCGCTATCGCAGCCCGCGCAATTGGGGACAATCCTGTGCCGTACCGCAGGCGCCCTCGGTAACATAA
- a CDS encoding GMC family oxidoreductase: MTMNSDSKNLNAPSDGLLEHLERALISGRMNRRGFMRAATAAGFSSVGLSALADELDAIRANQNERSAKVLSAYDYVVVGTGSAACALVGRLATRKDASILMIEAGDWDTAPSVMDPSVWFTNLGTERDWKDVALAAPSTNNRAIPEHMGRVVGGGSSINATIWARPFKADLEYWGNASGDRAWGYESGLEIYRRMESWQGAPDARYRGKNGPVWCQPAKDPHPVAPAMLAACRALGYPVLNDLNGAREESGIGFALMNQIICDGRRQSMARSYLYPVLARPNVTVLVNTHVDRLTFSGTKVTGVQIATAGGVKNISANTEVIVSAGGINTPKLLMLSGIGDEAQLRQHGIKTLVNAKEVGRNFQDHILHGGCIWEPKEHIPHRNSAANAAGFLKSQASLASPDINLVQIELPYASDVIGKEYSPPPTSWALCAGLVAPKSRGEIRLSSANPADRPVVDARFMSHPDDVKALAFGIEVCREIGNSSAMKDFVKREVAPGKTLTGKAMEDFIRNGATTYFHQSGTCRMGKDAEAVVDSKLRVNGVQGLRIADSSIMPRIAGVATMATCALIGERMADILTERG; this comes from the coding sequence ATGACTATGAATTCCGATTCAAAAAACCTGAATGCCCCCTCGGATGGCTTGCTGGAACATCTTGAACGTGCCCTGATTTCTGGCCGCATGAACCGCCGCGGCTTTATGCGCGCAGCCACGGCAGCCGGTTTTTCCAGCGTGGGGCTCAGTGCGCTGGCGGACGAACTGGACGCCATTCGCGCCAACCAGAACGAGCGCAGCGCCAAGGTGCTCAGCGCTTATGACTATGTGGTGGTCGGTACCGGCTCGGCGGCCTGCGCGCTGGTCGGCAGACTGGCAACCCGCAAGGACGCTTCCATTCTCATGATTGAGGCGGGCGACTGGGACACGGCGCCTTCCGTGATGGACCCGAGCGTCTGGTTCACCAATCTGGGTACCGAGCGGGACTGGAAGGACGTGGCACTGGCCGCACCGAGCACCAACAACCGCGCCATTCCCGAACACATGGGGCGCGTGGTGGGCGGGGGCAGCAGCATCAATGCAACCATCTGGGCGCGCCCCTTCAAGGCAGACCTGGAATACTGGGGCAATGCCAGTGGCGACCGGGCCTGGGGATACGAGTCCGGGCTCGAAATCTACCGGCGCATGGAAAGCTGGCAAGGTGCCCCGGACGCCCGTTATCGTGGCAAGAACGGCCCCGTCTGGTGCCAGCCGGCGAAGGACCCGCACCCGGTGGCACCCGCCATGCTGGCGGCTTGCCGTGCCCTGGGCTATCCGGTGTTGAATGACCTGAATGGCGCGCGCGAGGAAAGCGGCATTGGTTTCGCCCTGATGAACCAGATCATCTGCGACGGGCGCCGTCAGAGCATGGCCCGCTCTTACCTGTACCCGGTCCTGGCGCGCCCCAACGTCACCGTCTTGGTCAACACCCATGTGGATCGCCTGACCTTCTCGGGCACCAAGGTCACGGGCGTTCAGATCGCCACGGCGGGCGGCGTCAAGAACATCAGCGCCAACACCGAAGTCATCGTGAGTGCCGGCGGCATCAACACCCCCAAGCTGCTCATGCTCAGCGGCATTGGCGACGAAGCGCAGTTGCGCCAGCACGGTATCAAGACGCTAGTCAACGCCAAGGAAGTGGGACGCAATTTCCAGGACCACATCCTGCATGGCGGCTGCATCTGGGAGCCCAAGGAACACATTCCCCATCGCAACAGCGCGGCCAACGCAGCGGGCTTTCTCAAGAGCCAGGCATCGCTGGCATCTCCTGACATCAATCTGGTGCAGATCGAGCTGCCCTATGCCAGCGATGTGATTGGCAAGGAGTATTCGCCTCCGCCCACCAGCTGGGCGCTGTGCGCGGGCCTGGTGGCGCCCAAGAGCCGTGGCGAAATCCGCCTCAGCTCGGCCAATCCAGCCGACCGTCCGGTGGTCGACGCCCGCTTCATGAGCCATCCGGACGACGTCAAGGCGCTGGCCTTTGGCATCGAGGTGTGCCGCGAAATTGGCAATTCTTCGGCCATGAAGGACTTCGTCAAGCGCGAGGTGGCGCCTGGCAAGACCTTGACGGGCAAGGCCATGGAGGACTTTATCCGCAATGGCGCGACCACCTATTTCCACCAGTCGGGCACCTGCCGCATGGGCAAGGACGCCGAGGCGGTGGTGGACTCCAAGCTGCGCGTGAACGGCGTGCAGGGGCTGCGCATCGCCGACAGTTCCATCATGCCGCGCATTGCCGGTGTGGCCACCATGGCCACCTGCGCCCTCATCGGTGAACGCATGGCAGACATCCTGACCGAACGCGGCTAA
- a CDS encoding dioxygenase family protein codes for MKIPALFVSHGAPTFALEPGQAGPLLHAIGERVRALPGLRAILVVSPHWRTRGLRVGASARPQTIHDFGGFPAPLYALRYPAEGAPEVAREVAALLDQSGLPAQLASEQGLDHGAWVPLLHMLPGAPLPVLQLSLPIDLRPADALTLGRALAPLREQGVLIMGSGSLTHNLYEFRQSETEASEDYVREFVQWARRAATAHDEAALIDFRGAPHSRRAHPSDEHYLPLLVAAGASSAGETVEVMEGGVTYGVLSMEGYVFGELPGAPALS; via the coding sequence ATGAAGATTCCCGCCCTGTTCGTTTCACACGGCGCACCCACGTTCGCGCTGGAGCCCGGCCAGGCCGGCCCCCTGCTGCACGCCATCGGCGAGCGCGTGCGTGCATTGCCCGGGCTGCGAGCCATCCTCGTGGTCTCGCCGCACTGGCGCACGCGCGGACTGCGCGTCGGCGCCAGCGCGCGGCCGCAGACCATCCACGACTTTGGCGGCTTTCCAGCGCCGCTCTATGCGTTGCGGTATCCCGCCGAGGGCGCGCCCGAGGTCGCCCGCGAGGTGGCTGCGCTGCTGGACCAGTCCGGCCTTCCAGCGCAACTGGCGAGCGAGCAGGGGCTGGACCATGGGGCCTGGGTGCCGCTGCTGCACATGCTGCCCGGCGCGCCGCTGCCGGTGCTCCAGCTGTCGCTGCCGATCGACCTGCGCCCGGCCGATGCGCTGACGCTGGGCCGCGCGCTGGCACCGCTGCGCGAGCAGGGCGTGCTGATCATGGGCTCGGGCAGCCTCACGCACAACCTGTACGAATTCCGCCAGTCGGAAACCGAGGCGTCTGAGGACTACGTGCGCGAATTCGTGCAGTGGGCCCGCCGCGCCGCCACGGCGCACGACGAGGCGGCGCTGATCGACTTCCGTGGCGCACCGCATAGCCGGCGCGCCCACCCCTCGGACGAGCACTATCTGCCGCTGCTCGTGGCCGCCGGCGCCAGCAGCGCGGGCGAGACGGTCGAGGTCATGGAAGGCGGCGTGACCTACGGCGTGCTGTCCATGGAAGGCTACGTCTTCGGCGAGCTGCCGGGCGCGCCCGCCCTGTCCTGA
- the maiA gene encoding maleylacetoacetate isomerase — MKLYNFFRSGTSHRLRIALNLKGPDYDYVAVDLRKNEHQGAAFKALNPQGLVPALVEDELVLTQSVAIIEWLEERYPTPALLPTDINARTHVRALAAVVGCDIHPVNNKRILDTLRASFGADDAAINTWCATWIAAGFDAYEALLAADPRRAGFSFGNAPTIADVYLIPQIESARRFKVDLGRWPLIMEVDAQCGTLEAFQRAAPMAQPDAS, encoded by the coding sequence ATGAAGCTCTATAACTTTTTTCGCAGCGGGACGTCCCACCGGCTGCGCATTGCGCTCAATCTCAAGGGGCCGGACTACGACTACGTGGCGGTAGACCTGCGCAAGAATGAACACCAGGGTGCGGCCTTCAAAGCCCTCAATCCGCAGGGTCTGGTGCCAGCGCTGGTGGAGGACGAGTTGGTGCTGACGCAGTCCGTGGCCATCATCGAATGGCTCGAAGAGCGCTACCCCACGCCCGCGCTGCTGCCCACGGATATCAACGCTAGAACCCATGTGCGGGCGCTGGCAGCGGTGGTCGGATGCGACATTCACCCAGTCAACAACAAGCGTATTCTGGACACGCTGCGCGCCAGCTTTGGCGCTGATGACGCTGCCATCAACACTTGGTGCGCCACCTGGATTGCCGCCGGCTTTGATGCTTATGAAGCCCTGCTGGCGGCAGATCCCCGGCGAGCGGGCTTTAGCTTCGGCAATGCACCGACCATCGCCGATGTATACCTGATTCCACAAATTGAGAGCGCACGCCGCTTCAAGGTGGATCTGGGGCGCTGGCCACTTATCATGGAAGTGGATGCGCAGTGCGGCACTCTGGAGGCCTTTCAACGTGCTGCACCTATGGCTCAGCCCGACGCATCGTAA
- a CDS encoding helix-turn-helix domain-containing protein encodes MEFQAVSASRAHLAVQKNRLLRDAWLAEASELDAVLGATNCGAMLTDPSGVVIGTTCSRRENEKITPVAHRIGVNFSEEAIGTSAPGIVARTGQQACVQGAEHYFESVNLMHCAAAPIRDIYGNLAGVLDMSSEGIAFNFDAATVVGIYASSIENRLLVSQSDEHLIVRFQISLAMLDTPMACLMGVNMAGQIVWRNAAASRLLGVSPEGECPKPCTVDEVLQRSFSELASTPGTGSSLLRLPNGLLVHVRCELQARDGHRQLFAMRQPVQEASWVEKTRDDPLPTASVPEHNTALAAVDPSEPASLRDADVDLIARTLKECGGNVSAAARKLRVSRGLIYRRIQGA; translated from the coding sequence GTGGAGTTTCAAGCGGTGTCCGCCAGCCGGGCGCACTTGGCCGTGCAAAAAAACCGCTTGTTGCGCGATGCTTGGCTGGCCGAGGCCAGCGAACTGGACGCAGTGCTGGGAGCCACGAATTGCGGCGCCATGCTGACAGACCCCAGCGGGGTCGTCATTGGGACAACCTGTTCCAGGCGTGAAAATGAAAAGATCACGCCGGTGGCACACCGCATCGGCGTCAATTTTTCAGAAGAGGCCATCGGCACGTCGGCGCCCGGCATTGTGGCGCGCACCGGCCAGCAGGCCTGCGTTCAGGGGGCAGAACACTACTTCGAGAGTGTCAACCTGATGCACTGCGCGGCCGCGCCCATTCGCGATATTTATGGCAATCTGGCTGGCGTACTGGATATGTCCAGTGAAGGAATTGCTTTTAATTTTGATGCAGCCACAGTGGTCGGCATTTACGCCTCTTCGATTGAAAATCGTTTGCTGGTATCGCAATCCGATGAGCACCTGATCGTGCGCTTTCAGATTTCCCTCGCCATGCTTGACACCCCGATGGCCTGCCTGATGGGCGTGAACATGGCGGGTCAGATCGTCTGGCGAAACGCTGCAGCATCACGGCTTTTAGGTGTGAGCCCGGAGGGCGAATGCCCAAAGCCTTGCACGGTTGACGAGGTATTGCAGCGCAGCTTTTCGGAGCTGGCATCAACGCCGGGCACCGGCAGTTCGCTGTTGCGTCTGCCCAATGGACTGCTGGTGCATGTGCGCTGCGAGCTCCAGGCGCGTGACGGGCACCGCCAACTTTTTGCCATGAGGCAGCCGGTGCAAGAGGCCTCATGGGTGGAAAAAACCCGGGACGATCCTCTGCCTACTGCAAGCGTCCCGGAACACAACACCGCACTTGCCGCAGTGGACCCGTCCGAGCCCGCCAGCCTGCGTGACGCTGACGTTGACCTGATTGCCAGAACCCTCAAAGAGTGCGGCGGCAACGTCTCCGCCGCGGCCAGGAAGCTGCGGGTGTCCCGTGGACTGATCTACCGCCGCATCCAGGGCGCGTAG